A part of Mycolicibacterium sp. TUM20985 genomic DNA contains:
- a CDS encoding type I glutamate--ammonia ligase → MTDPAGVTRAKYVPVHRLGDFQRSGMGVSPSWSVFCVDSGIAFTPSIGVVGDLRIRIDPATVRIIDDGVAWAPGNLTVQDGAPVPMCLRSLLVRAERAAGERGLTALIGAELECTMIAPDGGPASTEPWSPYGIRTSLDRSAFLVDLATTAERAGLSVEQIHTEYGHDQLEVSLAPDTPVATADAVILTRIVLGRVAARHGLRISFAPVPFEDAAGNGAHLHLSLADDRGPLFSGGDGPHGLRPDGESAIAGVIDALPDLIGVYAGSALSALRLKPGNWAGAAQCWGLENREAAVRFIAATPGSPHGANAELKLIDPSANPYLAAAAFLSSALRGVERGLELPAEIPENPALSATAPPPLPLDQRAAIDALEKSALAAELLTPEVVEGVVAVRRYEIATFGDLSPAETTQALRLAWSC, encoded by the coding sequence ATGACCGACCCGGCCGGTGTCACCAGGGCCAAGTACGTTCCCGTGCACAGGCTCGGTGACTTCCAGCGCTCCGGGATGGGTGTGTCACCGTCGTGGAGCGTGTTCTGCGTCGACAGTGGAATCGCGTTCACCCCGAGCATCGGCGTCGTGGGGGACCTCCGGATCCGCATCGACCCGGCCACCGTCCGGATCATCGACGACGGGGTTGCCTGGGCACCGGGAAACCTGACCGTCCAGGACGGTGCTCCGGTGCCGATGTGCCTGCGCTCGCTGCTGGTCCGCGCCGAGCGGGCGGCCGGGGAGCGGGGACTGACGGCACTGATCGGCGCCGAACTCGAATGCACCATGATCGCGCCCGATGGCGGCCCCGCGTCGACGGAACCGTGGTCGCCGTACGGAATTCGCACGTCGCTCGACCGATCGGCGTTCCTGGTGGATCTCGCGACCACCGCCGAACGCGCCGGGTTGAGCGTCGAGCAGATTCATACCGAGTACGGCCACGACCAACTCGAGGTCTCGCTGGCCCCCGACACCCCGGTGGCAACGGCGGACGCGGTGATCCTGACCCGGATCGTGCTCGGCCGGGTCGCGGCGCGCCACGGCCTGCGAATCTCCTTCGCGCCGGTGCCCTTCGAAGACGCCGCGGGCAATGGCGCACATCTGCATCTCTCGCTGGCCGACGATCGGGGGCCGCTGTTCTCCGGAGGAGACGGGCCCCATGGCCTGAGGCCCGACGGGGAATCGGCGATCGCGGGGGTCATCGACGCGTTGCCCGATCTGATCGGCGTCTACGCGGGTTCGGCGTTGTCGGCGTTGCGGCTCAAGCCGGGGAACTGGGCGGGGGCCGCGCAATGCTGGGGACTGGAGAACCGCGAAGCCGCGGTCCGCTTCATCGCCGCCACCCCCGGCAGTCCGCACGGCGCCAACGCCGAACTGAAGCTGATCGACCCCAGCGCCAACCCGTACCTGGCTGCGGCGGCGTTCCTCAGCAGCGCACTACGGGGCGTCGAACGCGGACTCGAGTTGCCCGCCGAGATCCCCGAGAACCCGGCACTATCGGCCACCGCGCCGCCACCGCTTCCGCTCGACCAGCGGGCGGCGATCGATGCGCTCGAGAAGTCCGCCCTGGCTGCGGAACTGCTCACACCGGAGGTCGTCGAAGGCGTCGTCGCCGTGCGGCGCTATGAGATCGCCACCTTCGGCGACCTCTCACCGGCCGAGACCACGCAGGCGTTGCGCCTCGCGTGGAGTTGTTGA
- a CDS encoding class II glutamine amidotransferase, with product MCRLLGVVSAAPISVADAVGDGVLKDFVALTKVHGDGWGVAAVDRLGDTPRATVSAGSALDDPDFVSATHDRRSAATLVHLRWATSGLAVEPRNSHPFVADGLAMAHNGSVKPPAPLDALLDPEHAASLRGTTDSERIFALIRQYRTRTSTLAEAVRDAISALRRIYPDASLNALILGEDQLIVVHAHAHSRLLAEDIEEISATDLPAEHLEDYFALRLARPRDDLVVVGSTGFGDPSWEQLPSETVVAISLRDLSLTTHPLMSD from the coding sequence ATGTGTCGGCTCCTGGGTGTCGTGTCGGCCGCCCCGATCTCCGTTGCGGACGCCGTCGGGGACGGCGTCCTGAAGGACTTCGTCGCCCTCACCAAGGTCCACGGGGACGGCTGGGGCGTGGCCGCCGTCGACCGCCTGGGTGACACGCCGCGCGCCACGGTGTCGGCGGGCAGCGCGCTCGACGATCCCGACTTCGTCTCGGCGACGCACGACCGCCGGTCCGCGGCGACCCTGGTCCACCTTCGGTGGGCGACCAGCGGGCTCGCGGTCGAACCGCGCAACTCCCATCCGTTCGTCGCCGACGGGCTCGCGATGGCGCACAACGGCTCGGTCAAGCCGCCCGCTCCGTTGGACGCCCTCCTCGACCCCGAGCACGCCGCATCCCTGCGGGGAACCACCGACAGCGAGCGCATCTTCGCGCTGATTCGCCAATACCGAACTCGTACGAGCACTCTCGCCGAGGCGGTCCGCGACGCGATCTCCGCACTGCGGCGGATCTACCCCGACGCCAGCCTCAACGCCCTCATCCTCGGCGAGGACCAGCTCATCGTGGTCCATGCGCACGCCCATAGCCGTCTGCTGGCCGAGGACATCGAGGAGATCAGCGCCACCGATCTGCCCGCCGAACACCTCGAGGACTACTTCGCGCTGCGCCTCGCGCGGCCACGTGACGACCTGGTGGTGGTCGGCTCAACGGGATTCGGCGACCCGTCGTGGGAGCAGCT